A genomic stretch from Bdellovibrionales bacterium includes:
- the dacB gene encoding D-alanyl-D-alanine carboxypeptidase/D-alanyl-D-alanine-endopeptidase yields the protein ELKRTGLKSIEGQLYVDDYLYEQNRYSEGRQDTRVDRAYDAPIGALSFNWNSVNVYVRPGEGVPNLFADPENDYVQVVNKAKMGGKTNLSVERKTQGGKDVISVHGTMAPKDSEQVVYKSVTQPEYWAGSNFKSFLNQQGISYSGDVKKKKTPITAEVLVSFKSKPLREIIADMNKFSNNYVAEMLTIAMAEDRPATLNKGLEKIHKWLLKMGWVSKNFVFVNPAGFSNQNQIRPQDLGELLVRLQKKFASSPEFLASLPISGVDGTLKRRLQDMKLRVRAKTGLLNGKIGLAGYAEKEDKIYTFVFIFNGPTSQEAEAKTLFDNLLRKL from the coding sequence GAGCTGAAAAGGACGGGTTTAAAAAGCATCGAAGGTCAACTTTACGTCGATGATTATCTGTATGAGCAAAATCGGTACTCAGAGGGTCGTCAAGACACTCGCGTCGATCGAGCCTACGATGCACCGATCGGGGCTTTGTCGTTCAACTGGAATTCGGTCAATGTCTACGTGCGACCCGGCGAGGGAGTGCCAAATCTTTTTGCCGACCCCGAGAACGATTACGTTCAAGTGGTCAATAAAGCCAAAATGGGTGGAAAGACCAATTTGAGTGTGGAACGAAAAACTCAAGGGGGGAAAGATGTCATCTCCGTCCATGGAACCATGGCTCCCAAAGATTCAGAGCAAGTGGTTTACAAAAGTGTGACTCAGCCTGAATACTGGGCTGGATCCAACTTTAAGTCTTTCCTCAATCAACAAGGTATTTCCTATAGCGGCGATGTGAAGAAGAAGAAAACTCCAATCACTGCGGAAGTCTTGGTCTCATTTAAGAGCAAGCCGCTTCGTGAGATCATCGCGGATATGAACAAATTCTCAAATAACTATGTGGCCGAAATGCTGACGATCGCAATGGCCGAAGATCGTCCAGCGACCTTAAATAAAGGACTGGAAAAAATTCATAAATGGCTGTTGAAGATGGGTTGGGTTTCTAAAAACTTTGTTTTTGTAAATCCGGCAGGATTTTCTAATCAGAATCAGATTCGACCTCAGGATTTGGGTGAACTCTTAGTTCGTCTTCAGAAAAAGTTTGCGTCGTCTCCCGAATTTTTAGCGTCCTTGCCGATCTCGGGAGTGGATGGAACTCTCAAGCGACGCCTTCAGGATATGAAGCTTCGCGTTCGAGCCAAAACAGGACTTCTTAATGGGAAAATTGGGCTTGCCGGTTATGCGGAAAAAGAAGATAAGATTTATACATTTGTATTTATCTTTAACGGGCCCACAAGCCAAGAGGCCGAAGCCAAGACGTTATTCGATAATCTCTTAAGAAAATTATGA